In Abyssisolibacter fermentans, a single genomic region encodes these proteins:
- a CDS encoding class II fructose-bisphosphate aldolase → MLVTTKEMFKVAMQNKFGIAQPNAWDLHSLRAIIRACDEKNAPAIIGLAEVHFNYINLKEFATLVKMYANEVDVPIALHLDHGSTYEGIVNAIHAGFTSVMIDASSKPYEENVKMTKEIVKIAHTCGVTVEAELGHVGMGDNYKNVGDEFTSPEQAKDFIEKTKVDSLAVAIGTAHGEYKGTPKIDFDRLVEIRKKVDVPLVLHGGSGTGDETINKCIKSGISKVNICTDLMKAASKKTKESGKTNYVDLCMVGEDAIKECLEHYFEVFESVNTADIIGKPKKHFEKKERSTFMTA, encoded by the coding sequence TATGCAAAATAAGTTTGGAATAGCTCAACCTAACGCATGGGATTTACACAGCTTAAGAGCGATAATCAGAGCCTGTGATGAAAAAAATGCCCCAGCAATAATTGGATTAGCTGAAGTACATTTTAATTATATTAATCTTAAAGAGTTTGCTACCCTTGTTAAAATGTATGCTAATGAAGTCGATGTGCCAATTGCACTTCATCTTGATCATGGTTCTACTTATGAAGGTATAGTTAATGCAATACATGCAGGATTTACCTCTGTTATGATAGATGCATCTTCAAAACCATATGAAGAAAATGTTAAAATGACAAAGGAAATAGTAAAAATTGCTCATACATGTGGAGTTACAGTAGAAGCTGAACTTGGACATGTAGGTATGGGTGATAATTATAAAAATGTAGGTGATGAGTTCACTTCGCCAGAACAAGCTAAGGATTTCATTGAAAAAACAAAAGTAGATAGCTTGGCTGTAGCTATTGGCACAGCACATGGTGAATATAAAGGTACACCAAAAATTGATTTTGATAGACTAGTTGAAATAAGAAAAAAAGTTGATGTACCATTGGTACTTCATGGTGGCTCAGGTACAGGTGATGAAACAATAAATAAATGTATTAAATCAGGAATAAGCAAAGTTAATATCTGTACAGATTTAATGAAAGCAGCATCAAAAAAAACGAAAGAAAGTGGAAAAACTAACTATGTTGATTTATGCATGGTAGGTGAAGACGCAATTAAAGAATGTCTAGAACACTATTTTGAAGTATTTGAAAGTGTAAATACTGCTGATATTATAGGAAAACCTAAAAAACATTTTGAAAAAAAAGAAAGAAGTACTTTTATGACCGCATAA